The Ruminococcus bovis genome includes a region encoding these proteins:
- the alaS gene encoding alanine--tRNA ligase, which yields MQWTGLNELREKFLSFMESKGCLRLPSFPLIPKDDKSLLLINSGMAPMKKYFTGEVTPPKTRVTTCQKCIRTPDIEEVGITDRHGTYFEMLGNFSFGDYFKREATAWAWEFFTKVLEIPAEKLYISVYQDDDEAFDIWTKEVGVDPSHMVRLGKADNFWEHGSGPCGPCSEIYYDRGEEHGCGKPDCGVGCECDRFMEVWNLVFTQFDNDGHDNYTPLDHPNIDTGMGLERLACVMQGVDNLFLVDTVQNIMKHISSIVGVNYGEDPKTDISLRVITDHIRSTTFMIGDGVMPSNEGRGYVLRRLLRRAARHGRILGYTDPFLYKVADTVIKENESAYPELRDKRDFIVKVIEAEEDSFSKTVKQGMQMLEDIIAKADSKVLSGDDAFKLNDTFGFPIDLIKEIVSENEMSVDIERFQELLQEQKDRSRDAHKNAGAEAWLSDSIDFSDVDKTEFKGYKVTSCESKIVAMVKDGERVKALTEGEEGLIILNRTPFYAESGGQIGDTGVLVADNTVVTVNDTTKDASGIFMHTVKVEKGVVAVDDTVFAKVDSKRRMNITRNHTAAHLLQAALREVLGTHVEQAGQLVSDDYFRFDFTHYEAMTDDELEKVENLVNEKILDQLDVVSEEMDIEEAKKLGAMMLFGEKYGDRVRVVNAGDFSIEFCGGTHVTNTANIGLFKIKSESSVASGVRRIEAVTGEGVLNYLNSVLFVVNKCTEALRINNPKELVQGSIRIAEEMKAKDKKIEELNQKLAKNATEAVFKNAKRYKGIRIISVAINGATVDLLRDMSSRAVDTDPTTVIVLASINGDKVTFICGCGKDAVANGLKAGDIVRKVAQIAGGNGGGKPSMAMAGAKDVTKVDDAIIAVEGIVKEMADSLGLED from the coding sequence ATGCAGTGGACTGGTCTTAATGAGTTAAGAGAAAAATTCTTATCATTTATGGAATCAAAGGGTTGTCTAAGACTTCCTTCATTCCCACTAATTCCAAAGGATGACAAAAGCTTACTACTAATCAACAGTGGTATGGCTCCAATGAAAAAATATTTTACAGGTGAAGTTACACCTCCTAAGACAAGAGTTACTACTTGTCAGAAGTGTATCCGTACTCCTGATATTGAAGAAGTAGGTATCACAGACCGTCACGGTACTTACTTTGAAATGCTAGGTAACTTCTCATTCGGTGATTACTTTAAGAGAGAAGCTACTGCTTGGGCATGGGAATTCTTTACAAAGGTTCTTGAAATTCCTGCAGAAAAGCTATATATTTCAGTTTATCAAGATGATGATGAAGCATTTGATATTTGGACTAAAGAAGTAGGTGTTGACCCTAGCCATATGGTTAGACTAGGCAAGGCTGATAACTTCTGGGAACATGGTAGTGGTCCTTGTGGTCCTTGTTCTGAAATCTATTACGATAGAGGGGAAGAACACGGTTGTGGTAAACCTGACTGTGGTGTTGGTTGTGAATGTGACAGATTTATGGAAGTTTGGAACTTAGTATTTACTCAGTTTGATAATGACGGTCACGATAACTACACTCCACTTGATCATCCAAATATTGATACAGGTATGGGCCTTGAAAGACTTGCTTGTGTAATGCAGGGTGTTGACAACCTATTCCTAGTTGATACTGTACAGAACATTATGAAGCATATTTCTTCAATTGTTGGTGTTAACTATGGTGAAGACCCTAAGACAGATATTTCACTTAGAGTTATTACTGACCATATCCGTTCTACAACATTTATGATTGGTGACGGCGTTATGCCATCAAATGAAGGTAGAGGTTATGTTCTAAGAAGACTACTTAGAAGAGCAGCTCGTCATGGTAGAATTCTTGGTTACACAGACCCATTCCTATATAAAGTTGCCGATACTGTTATTAAAGAAAACGAAAGTGCTTACCCTGAACTTCGTGATAAGCGTGACTTTATTGTTAAGGTTATTGAAGCTGAGGAAGATTCTTTCAGCAAGACAGTTAAGCAAGGTATGCAGATGCTTGAAGATATTATTGCTAAAGCAGATAGCAAGGTTCTTTCCGGTGATGATGCATTTAAGCTAAACGATACATTCGGTTTCCCAATTGATTTAATTAAGGAAATTGTTTCTGAAAATGAAATGTCAGTTGATATTGAAAGATTCCAGGAACTTCTACAAGAACAGAAAGACCGTTCAAGAGATGCTCACAAAAATGCCGGTGCTGAGGCTTGGCTATCAGATAGCATTGATTTTTCTGATGTTGACAAGACAGAATTTAAGGGCTATAAGGTAACTTCTTGTGAAAGCAAGATTGTTGCTATGGTTAAAGACGGTGAGAGAGTAAAGGCTCTTACTGAAGGTGAAGAAGGTCTTATCATTCTAAACAGAACTCCTTTCTATGCTGAAAGTGGTGGTCAGATTGGTGATACAGGTGTATTAGTTGCAGACAACACAGTTGTTACTGTAAATGACACAACTAAGGATGCATCAGGTATCTTTATGCACACAGTAAAGGTAGAAAAGGGTGTTGTTGCAGTTGATGACACTGTATTTGCTAAGGTTGACAGTAAGAGAAGAATGAACATTACTCGTAACCATACAGCAGCTCACTTACTACAGGCAGCTTTAAGAGAAGTTCTTGGTACTCATGTTGAACAGGCAGGTCAGTTAGTTTCTGATGATTACTTTAGATTTGACTTTACTCACTATGAAGCTATGACTGATGATGAACTTGAAAAGGTTGAAAACCTAGTTAACGAAAAAATCCTAGATCAGCTAGATGTTGTTTCTGAAGAAATGGACATTGAAGAAGCTAAGAAGCTAGGTGCTATGATGCTATTCGGTGAAAAGTATGGTGACAGAGTTAGAGTAGTAAACGCAGGTGACTTCTCAATTGAATTCTGTGGTGGTACTCATGTTACTAATACTGCTAACATTGGTCTATTCAAGATTAAGTCTGAAAGCTCAGTAGCTTCCGGTGTTAGAAGAATTGAAGCCGTTACAGGTGAGGGTGTTCTAAATTATCTAAACAGTGTTCTATTTGTTGTTAACAAGTGTACTGAAGCACTAAGAATTAACAACCCTAAGGAACTAGTACAGGGTAGTATCCGTATTGCTGAAGAAATGAAAGCAAAGGATAAGAAGATTGAAGAACTAAATCAGAAACTTGCTAAGAATGCAACAGAAGCAGTATTTAAGAATGCTAAGAGATACAAGGGTATCCGTATTATCTCAGTTGCTATTAACGGTGCAACAGTTGACCTACTTCGTGATATGTCATCTAGAGCAGTAGATACTGACCCAACAACAGTTATTGTTCTTGCAAGTATCAACGGTGACAAGGTAACATTTATCTGTGGTTGTGGTAAAGATGCAGTAGCAAACGGTCTAAAGGCCGGTGATATTGTTCGTAAGGTTGCTCAAATCGCTGGTGGTAACGGTGGTGGTAAGCCAAGTATGGCTATGGCCGGTGCTAAGGATGTTACTAAGGTTGATGACGCAATTATTGCAGTTGAAGGCATCGTTAAGGAAATGGCAGATTCTCTAGGCCTAGAGGACTAA
- a CDS encoding Fic/DOC family protein, which translates to MNKYDIYLQENSNTLKNKLGITNEKDLDVAESMMVRTRMTLLYNSGFSDFSAKGFCELHKILFGDVYDWAGKYREINVRKSEPILVGKSVWYSNWDAIDKDLNNCWNKINKVDWHSLNHKEFAENIAHLFPTIWQVHPFREGNTRTTVMMIALFVEHYGYYFDYELMANSAGYVRNAFVLCCFDDNSEFEHLEKILFDAISEEPIEDYVDSENVIETKNSKYEKYYTKDYTPTPHEYIEK; encoded by the coding sequence ATGAATAAATACGATATTTACTTACAAGAAAATAGTAATACACTAAAAAATAAATTGGGAATTACTAATGAAAAAGATTTAGATGTTGCTGAATCAATGATGGTTAGAACAAGAATGACACTTTTATATAATAGTGGTTTTTCTGACTTTTCTGCTAAAGGTTTTTGTGAACTTCATAAAATATTATTTGGCGATGTATATGATTGGGCAGGAAAGTACAGAGAAATTAATGTTAGAAAAAGTGAACCTATTCTTGTAGGTAAGAGTGTTTGGTACTCTAATTGGGACGCAATAGATAAAGATTTAAATAATTGTTGGAATAAAATAAATAAAGTAGATTGGCATAGTTTAAATCATAAAGAATTTGCAGAAAATATTGCCCATTTATTTCCGACTATATGGCAAGTTCACCCTTTTAGAGAGGGCAACACCAGAACAACAGTAATGATGATTGCATTATTTGTAGAACACTATGGTTATTATTTTGATTATGAATTAATGGCTAATAGTGCCGGATATGTTAGAAACGCTTTTGTGCTTTGTTGTTTTGATGATAACTCTGAGTTTGAACATTTAGAGAAAATTTTGTTTGATGCTATTTCTGAAGAGCCTATTGAGGATTATGTTGATAGTGAAAATGTCATTGAAACAAAAAATTCTAAATATGAAAAATACTACACAAAGGATTATACTCCTACACCTCACGAGTATATAGAAAAATAA
- a CDS encoding antitoxin VbhA family protein, whose amino-acid sequence MKNIDIEKRKRAVKIASAINSIEGVNIPKNAEEILKKWSDGKLTDEQLTSMMLSICTKA is encoded by the coding sequence ATGAAAAATATTGACATTGAAAAAAGAAAAAGAGCAGTAAAAATTGCCTCTGCAATCAATAGTATTGAGGGTGTTAATATTCCAAAAAATGCAGAGGAAATTTTAAAAAAATGGTCTGATGGTAAATTGACTGATGAACAACTTACTTCTATGATGTTATCAATTTGTACAAAGGCATAA
- the rpmB gene encoding 50S ribosomal protein L28 translates to MAKCDFCGKGVTFGIKVSHSHRRSNRTWKPNVQRVKAIVDGQPKRVYACTRCLRSGKVTRAV, encoded by the coding sequence ATGGCAAAGTGTGATTTCTGCGGTAAAGGCGTTACTTTTGGTATTAAGGTATCTCACTCACATAGAAGATCTAACAGAACTTGGAAGCCTAATGTACAGAGAGTTAAGGCTATTGTTGACGGTCAGCCTAAGCGTGTTTACGCTTGCACCCGTTGCTTACGTTCAGGTAAGGTTACAAGAGCAGTCTAA
- a CDS encoding site-2 protease family protein, with translation MLSELISAFRGGQVDFQSIVIQLLALLVIIFLVLPFHEWAHAFTALKLGDTSVKYRGRLSFNPLAHIDVMGSICLLCFGFGWAKPVPIDPRNFKNEKTGMAITALAGPVANLIAALVGDLIFFAIGAFAPSFFMTTVGGYIGYFLRYYVMINVYLAVFNLVPIPPLDGSKILFVFLPDRIVYKFYQYERYIMFALFALLWMGFLSTPLAYLSNFVQNGIDFIAKLPFLWAF, from the coding sequence ATGTTAAGTGAACTAATCTCTGCTTTTCGTGGAGGTCAAGTTGATTTTCAGTCAATTGTAATTCAGCTTTTGGCACTACTTGTAATTATCTTTCTTGTGCTACCTTTCCATGAATGGGCTCACGCATTTACTGCACTAAAACTAGGTGATACTTCTGTAAAATACAGAGGTAGACTTTCCTTTAATCCACTTGCACATATAGATGTAATGGGTTCAATTTGTCTATTATGCTTTGGTTTTGGTTGGGCAAAACCTGTACCAATTGATCCTCGTAATTTTAAGAATGAAAAGACAGGTATGGCTATTACTGCCTTGGCAGGACCTGTTGCAAACTTAATTGCAGCCCTTGTAGGTGACCTTATTTTCTTTGCTATCGGAGCATTTGCACCATCATTCTTTATGACTACTGTTGGTGGTTATATCGGTTATTTCCTAAGATATTATGTAATGATTAATGTATATCTTGCAGTATTTAACCTAGTGCCAATCCCACCACTTGACGGTTCAAAAATTCTATTTGTATTTTTACCGGACAGAATTGTTTATAAATTCTATCAGTATGAAAGATATATTATGTTTGCACTATTTGCTTTGCTATGGATGGGATTCCTATCAACTCCACTTGCATATTTAAGTAATTTTGTACAGAACGGTATTGACTTTATTGCCAAGTTACCTTTCTTGTGGGCATTCTAA
- a CDS encoding segregation and condensation protein A, with protein sequence MAENNLMVNTPENNENQKFQYHTEVFDGPLDLLLTLIAKNKIDICDIVISDLIDQYLEQIKIMEENEMDIESEFLQMASRLVHIKSVMLLPKYEEEAEELQKELTGQLIEYKLCKEIAQKLAPMVCFDYYSKEPSKMNFDMTYNRSHDPNDMVKAYISAVGRGKAKLPPPKDAFSGIVSRKIVSVSSKIITVMRKLYKGKTVKYSSLFEAAEGRSDLVATFLAVLELVKGKRVRVEGDGDNAEVKMI encoded by the coding sequence ATGGCAGAAAATAATTTAATGGTGAATACACCTGAGAATAACGAAAATCAAAAGTTTCAGTACCATACAGAGGTTTTTGACGGACCACTTGATTTATTGCTGACTCTTATTGCAAAGAATAAGATTGACATTTGTGATATTGTTATTTCTGACTTAATAGACCAGTATCTTGAACAAATCAAGATTATGGAAGAAAACGAAATGGATATTGAGTCTGAATTTTTACAAATGGCAAGTAGGCTTGTTCATATTAAGTCGGTAATGCTACTTCCTAAGTATGAAGAAGAGGCTGAGGAACTTCAAAAAGAACTTACAGGACAGCTGATTGAATATAAATTGTGTAAAGAGATTGCACAGAAACTTGCACCTATGGTTTGTTTTGATTATTATTCAAAAGAACCTAGTAAGATGAATTTTGATATGACTTATAACAGAAGTCATGACCCTAATGATATGGTAAAGGCATATATCTCAGCAGTAGGCAGAGGTAAAGCAAAGCTACCACCACCTAAAGATGCTTTTTCAGGTATTGTCAGCAGAAAGATTGTTTCTGTTTCATCTAAGATTATTACCGTTATGAGAAAGCTATATAAAGGAAAAACTGTAAAGTACAGTTCACTTTTTGAGGCTGCTGAAGGCAGAAGTGACCTTGTAGCAACTTTCCTTGCAGTTCTTGAGCTTGTAAAAGGCAAGAGAGTAAGGGTTGAGGGTGATGGAGATAATGCTGAAGTAAAAATGATTTAA
- the scpB gene encoding SMC-Scp complex subunit ScpB — MSNEEMKRAMEAILFAAGESVEITRIAQSLEITPKKAESLLEELKEEFNSQNHGFKLMRYKDNFQFVTHKEFGEQIRTVMDLSRKKPLSGAAMEVLSVIAYNQPVTKAFVEQIRGVDCSGVIGSLTVKGLIEEQGRLELPGRPLLYGTTENFLKCFNISSIDELPPIPKDEKEENDSDNQDNEETSTQNNEDEKVTGTPEEIVDMATKE, encoded by the coding sequence ATGAGTAATGAAGAAATGAAAAGAGCTATGGAGGCAATACTTTTTGCTGCCGGTGAGTCGGTAGAAATTACAAGAATTGCCCAGTCCCTTGAGATAACTCCTAAAAAAGCAGAAAGCCTTTTGGAAGAACTTAAAGAAGAATTTAATTCTCAAAATCATGGCTTTAAGCTGATGAGATACAAGGATAACTTTCAGTTTGTAACTCATAAGGAGTTTGGAGAACAAATAAGAACAGTTATGGATTTAAGCAGAAAGAAACCACTTTCCGGTGCTGCAATGGAAGTCCTGTCTGTTATTGCATATAACCAACCTGTAACTAAAGCATTTGTTGAGCAAATTCGTGGTGTTGACTGTTCCGGTGTAATCGGTTCACTGACTGTTAAAGGACTGATTGAGGAACAAGGCAGACTTGAATTACCCGGCAGACCTTTGCTTTATGGTACAACTGAGAATTTCCTAAAATGTTTCAACATCAGTTCAATTGATGAACTTCCTCCGATTCCAAAGGATGAAAAGGAAGAAAATGACTCTGATAATCAGGATAATGAGGAAACTTCTACACAAAATAATGAAGATGAAAAAGTCACAGGTACACCGGAAGAAATTGTTGATATGGCAACTAAGGAGTAA
- a CDS encoding DUF2953 domain-containing protein, with protein sequence MTALIIIFSILLLLFLISLIKINVIAEYRDKPKVTLKILFIKINIIKEKKAKKKSTSNKPKSQTKKKNTKKKSKKNPKKNDTKKESKSTALLKKQGVSGLLDILKRLLSIAKGSLSNFFKYFIIHNFDVKITLGGDDPSDTALGYGAVCAVVYPVMGRLYTILNIEDYTADVVCDFKDDSKTTAFAYLYGSIRIIFILKIAFGALFKLINTYLKMKFR encoded by the coding sequence ATGACTGCTCTCATCATAATATTTTCTATATTACTTTTGCTTTTCTTAATAAGTTTAATTAAAATTAATGTTATAGCAGAGTATAGGGACAAACCGAAAGTTACCCTAAAAATACTGTTCATAAAAATTAATATTATTAAAGAAAAGAAAGCAAAAAAGAAAAGTACTTCCAATAAACCAAAATCACAAACTAAAAAGAAAAATACTAAGAAGAAATCTAAGAAAAATCCTAAGAAGAACGACACTAAAAAGGAAAGTAAATCTACTGCTTTACTGAAAAAGCAAGGTGTGTCAGGTCTTTTAGATATTTTGAAAAGACTACTTTCTATTGCAAAAGGTTCTTTAAGTAATTTCTTTAAGTACTTTATAATTCATAACTTTGATGTAAAAATCACTTTAGGTGGAGATGACCCAAGTGATACTGCTTTAGGTTATGGTGCAGTTTGTGCAGTGGTTTATCCTGTAATGGGTAGGTTATATACTATTCTTAATATTGAGGACTATACTGCCGATGTGGTATGTGACTTTAAAGATGATAGCAAAACAACAGCTTTTGCTTATTTATATGGTTCAATAAGAATAATATTTATTTTGAAGATTGCATTTGGTGCATTGTTCAAACTAATTAACACATATTTAAAAATGAAATTTAGATAA
- the ytfJ gene encoding GerW family sporulation protein: MSEHPIESLMGVTMQKIREMVDVNTIIGDPITTPDGTVIVPVSQVSYGFASGGSDFPSKKDGRDCFGGGSGAGIKITPVGFLTVCKGEVRMIPVTESEGTFDKVMDIVPEAFDKIGSFFKKDKKKNKDNGTTPEITVDDNEVEM; the protein is encoded by the coding sequence ATGAGTGAACATCCTATTGAAAGCCTAATGGGCGTTACAATGCAGAAAATTAGAGAAATGGTAGATGTAAATACCATTATCGGTGATCCAATTACAACACCAGACGGTACTGTAATTGTGCCTGTTTCTCAGGTTAGTTATGGTTTTGCAAGTGGTGGTTCTGATTTTCCATCAAAGAAAGACGGTAGAGATTGCTTTGGTGGTGGTTCAGGTGCAGGTATCAAAATCACACCTGTAGGTTTCTTAACTGTTTGCAAGGGTGAAGTAAGAATGATTCCGGTTACTGAAAGTGAAGGTACATTTGATAAGGTTATGGATATTGTACCGGAGGCATTCGACAAAATCGGTAGTTTCTTTAAGAAAGATAAAAAGAAAAATAAAGACAACGGTACAACACCGGAAATTACAGTTGATGATAACGAAGTAGAAATGTAA
- a CDS encoding D-alanyl-D-alanine carboxypeptidase family protein yields MKRVISLLVLFVFSFSLLTINFKATEVTTSAMGTVLYCVDNNSVLYGKNENVKMKMASTTKLMTALLTIEYAEKHNNPIVTFKKSMIEEGSSMYLKVNEKVTLKDLCVGMLLPSGNDAATASAIKIAGSKEKFAELMNKRAKQIGMNNTNFVTPSGLDDDNHFSTPYDMALLMKECSKNKELMKICGSKFMTVSFVSPKDKIVTYQNHNRLLSLYENCIGGKTGYTESAGRCLVTIAKKNGITLIAVTLGDKNDWKDHINLYDYGFSKIKTKVFKEETLVQQLVGGTKDKTNIKLKEKVFILNNKSDKIERKIFLSPFAYCPIKEGDKAGVINYYRNGKLLEKNIIKYQEDIEYKEAEKSFWDFIKELFNG; encoded by the coding sequence TTGAAAAGAGTAATTTCACTTTTAGTTTTATTTGTTTTTTCATTTTCATTACTTACTATAAATTTTAAGGCAACTGAAGTTACCACATCAGCAATGGGAACAGTTCTCTATTGTGTGGACAATAATTCAGTATTGTATGGAAAAAATGAAAATGTAAAAATGAAGATGGCATCAACTACAAAGTTAATGACTGCTTTATTAACTATTGAATATGCAGAAAAGCACAATAACCCTATAGTTACCTTTAAGAAATCTATGATTGAAGAAGGTAGCTCAATGTACCTTAAAGTTAATGAAAAGGTAACTCTAAAGGACTTGTGTGTTGGTATGCTTTTACCTTCCGGTAATGATGCTGCCACTGCCTCAGCAATAAAGATTGCAGGTAGTAAAGAAAAGTTTGCAGAATTAATGAACAAAAGAGCAAAACAGATTGGTATGAATAATACCAACTTTGTAACACCTTCGGGACTTGATGATGATAACCATTTTAGCACACCCTATGATATGGCTCTTTTGATGAAAGAATGTTCTAAGAATAAAGAACTTATGAAGATTTGTGGTAGTAAATTTATGACAGTTTCTTTCGTTTCACCAAAGGATAAAATTGTTACATATCAAAACCACAACAGACTTCTATCTCTGTATGAAAATTGTATTGGTGGCAAAACAGGTTATACGGAAAGTGCCGGAAGATGCCTTGTTACTATTGCTAAGAAGAATGGCATAACACTGATTGCAGTAACTTTAGGCGATAAGAATGATTGGAAAGACCACATAAATTTATATGACTATGGTTTTTCTAAGATAAAGACAAAAGTTTTTAAAGAGGAAACTTTAGTACAGCAGTTAGTGGGTGGAACTAAGGATAAAACAAATATAAAGCTAAAAGAAAAGGTATTTATACTAAATAACAAAAGTGATAAAATAGAAAGAAAGATATTTCTTTCACCATTTGCTTATTGTCCAATAAAAGAAGGTGACAAAGCAGGTGTTATAAATTATTATAGGAATGGAAAACTTCTTGAGAAAAATATAATAAAGTACCAAGAAGATATTGAGTATAAGGAAGCAGAAAAAAGTTTCTGGGATTTTATAAAGGAATTGTTCAATGGCTAA
- a CDS encoding pseudouridine synthase has product MAKKELVRLQKMMADCGVASRRKSEDLIRQGSVKVNGRVAVIGDKVDPVNDKVFVKGKRIKGTAMPKKRYIMLHKPRGYVTTMSDEMGRKCVAELVSDIEERVYPVGRLDRDSEGMLLMTNDGEFANTVTHPKKDIYKVYRVTVRPSISDEQVTQMMMGMTIDGYKTKPCEVRIITRQEGRVVLEILLHEGRNRQIRKMCEQLGLEVARLKRTAIGTVKLGMLKTGDWRDLTQKEIDKLVANPNPSSHSI; this is encoded by the coding sequence ATGGCTAAGAAAGAATTAGTAAGATTACAGAAAATGATGGCTGATTGTGGAGTAGCATCCAGAAGAAAGTCAGAAGATTTAATCAGACAAGGTAGCGTAAAAGTTAACGGCAGAGTTGCGGTTATCGGTGACAAGGTTGACCCTGTAAATGATAAGGTTTTTGTTAAGGGTAAGAGAATCAAGGGTACTGCTATGCCTAAGAAAAGATATATTATGCTACACAAACCTCGTGGTTATGTTACAACTATGAGTGATGAAATGGGAAGAAAATGTGTTGCAGAATTAGTTTCTGACATTGAAGAAAGAGTATATCCTGTAGGCAGACTTGACAGAGATAGTGAGGGTATGCTGCTTATGACAAATGACGGTGAATTTGCAAACACAGTAACTCACCCAAAGAAAGATATTTATAAGGTTTACAGAGTAACAGTAAGACCTAGCATCAGTGACGAACAAGTTACACAAATGATGATGGGTATGACTATTGACGGTTACAAGACTAAGCCTTGTGAAGTTCGTATTATCACTCGTCAAGAGGGCAGAGTTGTGCTTGAAATTCTACTTCACGAAGGTAGAAACAGACAGATTAGAAAAATGTGTGAACAACTTGGCCTAGAAGTTGCAAGACTAAAGAGAACTGCAATCGGTACAGTAAAACTTGGTATGCTGAAAACAGGTGACTGGAGAGATTTAACACAAAAAGAAATTGATAAATTAGTGGCAAATCCAAACCCATCATCACATTCAATTTAA
- a CDS encoding carboxyl transferase domain-containing protein — translation MSTEKITQAKAEISKTSAYKVITEFFDEGSFIEIDTYAKSGDNYAEAVAGYGSVNGLPCYAFCQNIDVANGAMSKAQAAKLKKVYDLALKNGAPVVGIYDSLGGKLKEGNELLNAYGTVLHAASTLSGVVPQISVVLSDCLGTSAITASSADFVIKAKDAKISVQTSDDEGCNCSVAIIADDKEDAISKAKDLILYMPSNNLSTAPCAEEFGPDPEGKCIVCKTLDAGSDVKLYDHIGETAKVGFARLQGEVVGVVQTKGGKIQKPDGKKITKLVSFCDAFSIPVITFLNSEGFDCLGAATSVTNAYAEATTTKITVITGKAVGPVYVAMAGSGAMTDLTFALPEAVVSPLNEMAATFLLAPEKMEVPVKDQPKVAEEFAQANLSAFKAAEDGVIENIVTEAELRTVLGQSVTMLMSKRVSTLPKKHSTIG, via the coding sequence ATGAGTACAGAAAAAATTACTCAGGCTAAGGCTGAAATCTCAAAAACTTCTGCTTATAAGGTAATTACAGAATTTTTTGATGAGGGTAGCTTTATTGAAATTGACACATATGCAAAGTCAGGTGACAACTATGCAGAAGCTGTTGCCGGTTATGGTTCTGTAAACGGACTACCTTGCTATGCTTTTTGTCAGAATATTGATGTTGCAAACGGTGCTATGAGTAAGGCACAGGCAGCAAAACTAAAGAAGGTATATGACCTTGCACTAAAGAACGGTGCACCTGTTGTAGGTATCTATGACAGCCTAGGTGGTAAGCTAAAGGAAGGTAATGAACTTCTAAACGCTTATGGTACAGTTCTTCATGCAGCAAGTACTCTTTCAGGTGTTGTACCACAGATTTCTGTTGTACTATCAGATTGTCTAGGTACTTCTGCTATTACAGCTTCTTCTGCTGACTTTGTTATCAAGGCTAAGGATGCTAAGATTTCTGTTCAGACTTCTGATGATGAAGGTTGTAACTGTTCAGTTGCAATTATCGCTGACGATAAGGAAGACGCTATTTCAAAAGCTAAGGATCTTATCCTTTATATGCCATCTAACAACCTTTCAACTGCTCCTTGTGCAGAAGAATTCGGTCCTGATCCTGAAGGCAAGTGCATTGTATGCAAGACACTTGACGCAGGTTCTGATGTTAAGCTATATGACCACATTGGCGAAACTGCAAAGGTTGGTTTTGCTAGACTACAGGGCGAAGTTGTTGGTGTTGTACAGACTAAGGGTGGCAAGATTCAGAAGCCTGACGGCAAGAAGATTACAAAGCTTGTTTCTTTCTGTGATGCTTTCTCAATTCCTGTTATCACATTCCTAAATAGTGAAGGCTTTGATTGTCTTGGTGCAGCAACTTCTGTTACAAATGCTTATGCAGAAGCTACAACAACAAAGATTACAGTTATTACAGGTAAGGCAGTAGGTCCTGTATATGTAGCAATGGCAGGTTCAGGTGCAATGACAGATTTAACATTTGCTCTACCTGAAGCAGTTGTTTCTCCACTTAACGAAATGGCAGCAACATTCCTACTAGCTCCTGAAAAGATGGAAGTTCCTGTTAAGGATCAGCCAAAGGTAGCTGAAGAATTTGCTCAGGCTAACCTATCAGCATTTAAGGCTGCTGAAGACGGTGTTATCGAAAATATCGTTACGGAAGCAGAACTAAGAACTGTTCTTGGTCAGTCAGTAACAATGCTAATGAGCAAGAGAGTTTCCACTCTACCAAAGAAACATTCAACAATCGGTTAA
- a CDS encoding biotin/lipoyl-containing protein: MKNLKITVNGTTYDVQVEETGASSAPVASAPAPAAAPAPAPAAAPAPSAGAGTKVESPMPGTVLDIKVANGATVNEGDPVVILEAMKMENEINAPCSGTVTSICVNKGDSVDSGTVLVTIG, from the coding sequence ATGAAAAATTTAAAGATTACAGTTAATGGCACAACATATGATGTACAGGTTGAAGAAACAGGTGCTTCTTCAGCACCAGTAGCTTCTGCTCCAGCTCCAGCTGCAGCACCGGCTCCAGCACCAGCAGCTGCTCCGGCTCCATCAGCAGGTGCAGGTACAAAGGTTGAATCACCTATGCCTGGTACAGTTCTTGATATTAAGGTTGCTAACGGTGCAACAGTTAACGAAGGCGATCCAGTTGTAATTTTGGAAGCTATGAAGATGGAAAACGAAATCAATGCTCCTTGCTCAGGTACAGTTACTTCTATTTGTGTTAACAAGGGTGACTCTGTTGACTCAGGTACAGTACTTGTAACAATCGGCTAA